In Tenebrio molitor chromosome 1, icTenMoli1.1, whole genome shotgun sequence, the sequence tattataaaatcttaaaatcagaccatttaaaaaaaaaaataaagacgcCCTTGAAATAACTGACAGTGATTCATGTCATgtacgaaatttttttatattttttttcagtaacgGGAATTATGTTTAATGATCAAATTTTAAAGCACTAacattctgttttaaaataaaatgagtgGAGAGTGTTATTCTGCAAAGAATTTACACGTGGAAATAAACTCATCAAGAAAAGGtgaaaaaaatcgtaatttaaATGTCGGTGAGGGACTCTAAAAGCTGTGTTGTTCTTGCAGATAAAATAATGGAAACAAATGATTCAAAATATAACCCGAATGAAAACATAGATGAACTTTTAGGTATTTAGCATCTTCTCAAAGTTCCGTTTAATTAACAACTAATTACAGAATATGAGTCGATGGTCACATCCGCTGAAAGTAAATGCAGTCAATTAAAAGGTCAACTGGAACGAATTAAACAATTCTATAACAACCAAACAGAAGTAATGAAATCGCCAAATTCTCAGGTACCAGGTATTAAATCTGCGAGAGGAAAAATTAGTAAgtttaaaaagaatttttgtaTCACATAATATACATTTATTAGGTCCATGTATAGAGGCACCCTTTAATAAAGACACCAATTCCAcaaaaacaccaaaaatcaTACGTCAAAACTCGCAAGCAATCGGTACAGATACAACCGGAGCTGCTTTAGGAACAATCAACAACATATTAGCTGGAATTACAAAATCTATACAGATGCCAGATTTTATGCAGCAAGTAAAAACTTACGACTATAAAAGCAAAAGTAAGATAGATGTTCAAAGCAAAACTTGTCAAGAGCAAATTCATGGAGTTGaagaagtaaaaataaattcaaaatctaaacAATCAATCCGTGTCAAAtcgaaatcaaaattcaacgCTAGAAGAAGCAAACCAAAAGTTGCTTCGATCACTTCTtcaacaaattttaagaaaatgaaaaaatcggCAATAAAGGTCCCCGACAAACGATTTAATAAAAGCAGTGACCAACaggtgaacaaaactgtaatacctgaaataaataaaaaacccAGAAGAATCCTTGTAAAACCTCGTTTTACAAGTCGCGATATTGCAAAGGATGTACCCACACCTACTACTAAATATACTGCGCGAAATCCGGATTTAGTTGAAATATATCATAATAATGCGGTAAAAGAAAGCAAATCAAGCGATAGtgatattactaaaaaaaagtattcaAAGGCCAACGAGAAAACTGAAACACGTAGTGAATTAATTCCTCCGTTAAATATCGAGGAAAATGACGTTAAAAATGACCAGCCGAAAGGAGTGGTCAGTTGTGTGTATAGAAATTACACGATGCCGACAATTTCTTCAAGAATGAAACAAGTCGCAAAGTATTACATGAACTCCTTCAATATCAAAACAATACCATTTTGTCCTGCAACCTCTACAAGTCCTAGCCATAATATCGGGATCAATATTCAACAAGTAATGAGCATGGttaaatgtaaacaacctgTTGGACGATTATCTCCTACTCTTGCTTATAATATTGGTTTAGCTGCAGGAAAATGGGAAGATACTCCACTGCCATTCCTTGTTTCCAGCGTTGCTTCAAAGACtttctagtaaaaaaaaaattgtaatgacCGCCAGattaagtaaaattttgcGTGTTTTAGTTCACAATGTCCCCTGTCCAAAAGTACAGTAAACTATCAGCATTTACAAGAAATGGCAAAAACCATTCCACAAGAAACCATCGAAGAAGCAGAAGAAAATGAAGATACTAACTCTCCTGAAACGCagtctattattattacaggTCCATCAGGTGACGTCAAGGTGACCAACAGAAAACAGACTATTTGGACTGCTaattttgatgaaaaaaaatgcacgTGCATTACACCTAAAGGTGTTGGGTTTCAGCAAATAATTAACAAGTTCAATGGCACTGTCTCCAAGACTAAAGTAAAACAGTATTGCTGTTTCTTTACTTGAATTAACTGCATAAATTTTAGCACCTAAATAATATTCCGATGGTTCcactcaaaataattaaacaagaACAAGCTCAACGTGCGCGTGGTGGAGAAGAGTGTTCAAAGCCGACATCCGATTTTCTTCCGCTTCAAAACAAAGAAAAGAAACTGAAAGAAGTTTTAGGAAAATTACAcgatgaatttgaaaaaatgactAAGTAAGTTATTTTAGCAAAATagtattagaaaaaaatttaattaaataaaaatgtcatatTTAGAACATACGACGATCTTGTTAAACAGAACGAAGAGGGTAAGGCAAATGCGCAAACGATGAGAGAATTAGAAATTTTGGATAAAGAACTGAATCataaagaagaagaaattgtTATGGTGATGACTTTGTACAAAGAAGTATTAGCTTTGAAACAACAAGTCAAATCTCTAAAGGATCGAACAAGCAAGGAAAACATTTCTGTTAAAAGTCAACCACCTAAATTTAACGGTTATAATAATGTAACAACTGCAGGACTGCTTAACAAACTTTTGCAAAGAGTTCAACATTTTCAAACTCATTATAAAAGACACTAAATCTTTGCAGTAAAAAATCTCtgatttattttgtgtttcattGTAGTAATGAATATGTACACTTCGctccaaaattaacgcataatttgtaattatatttatattatttttgttaactgTTTCTTTCAACAGATGTGAAGGAAATATGTTTACCTTtcttttcaagtttttttttgaagataaatcaacacaaaatgttgatgGTGTTTTGTTTAAGTGAAATATAAAACATAGCAGTgttattttctgtttattcCTTGCCTCATTTTTGTCAATTATCATAGTTAACTGCTTTGAAAGTAGCCTGTTATTGTTATATTCGAGTAAAATGGATCGTAATGGATGAGTTCGAATAAATCTTTCCGCGGAAAAATGTGCGATGGTGGTGGCGTTCTCCGAAAAATGCGAATCTCAACAATCCATCTCTCGACGCTTGGGGGTGACTCAATCTACCATTCTAAGGGTTCAAAATCGAGTTAGAGGGACAGGTGCCAATACGAGAAGGTTGGGTCAGGGTAGAAAACGGATACAAACGCAGCTCAAGACAAATTTTTGCGCCTACGAACCTTGAGACAACGATTTGTAACAAGTTCTAGCTTGAGTCAAGATTTTTCCCGGAGGTACAATACCCAAATTAGCCAAAATGCAATTAGGCGAAGATTGGCAGAGCATCATCTGCTGCCGTTTGTACCCGCAACGGGTCCCCTTTTAACCGCAGGCCACCGCAAAAGACGACTAGAGTTTGCTCGCGAAAACCTAAATTGGCAAGAAGCTGATTGAGCTAAGGTATTGTTCAGCGAAGAGTCTAGGTTTTGTCGATTCTCTAATGACAGGTGTATGAAAGTCTACAGGCGTCCTGGAGAACGATTTGCCCAGTGCAATGTTGTTGGAACCGTTAGTTTTGGTGGAGGCTCAGTTACGATTTGAGGAAGCATATCTTTGGATACCCGCACGGAGATGGTTGTTGCAGCACCATTGTGTTTAAGTGTCCATACACTTAAATGCCTACAGACCCATAACCAATATCTGGGAACCTCATGGTGTGGCCTGTGCACCACATATCGGCTAAAATTTCTTGTTTATGCATAATAATGCAAAGCCTCACGTAGCACAAGCGGTGAGTCGATACATTCACGACGTTGGTATTAACACTGTGGACTAGCCAGCCCAAAGTCCAGATTTAAATCCGATAGAGCACTTATGGGACCACATGGAAAGACAAGTTGCAGCTTCGCAACCTGCGCCAATAAATCTTAACGATCTTGGAAACAAGCTTGTTGAGATTTGGGATGGTGTTGACCAAGATTACATAAGACATTTAACACCGAGTAGGGGTAGGCGGTGTCAAGCAGTAGTTACCACAAGAGGAGGAAATACCTGTTATTAGTTACTTTTTCGTgtaatttcttaaataatgttgtgttaatttttgaatcGTTCCtgtattttactttatttaacgttatttataaaacaatataTAGATTTGGTCCACGTAAACGTTAGGCTTTATGCtatttcaatttaaacaactacaaaaaaaatttactccgttttgaaaattatgcgttaattttggtgCGAAGTGTAGAATGAAACTAttcttctaaaattatttaaactcGTTTCCCAGTGGATTGATTTTGAATTTATCTTTTGCGAAGAATATGTAAACTGATCGTTTAATCTTTTCATTGTGCAGTCGTTATTCATCAATTCAAATGGGCTACATGTGCCTGGAAATGGTTCAACAGAGATATAACATAaaagattaataaaattacttacATCGTTCGATTCAAAGTAACAGCGAttttctgattggtcaattttaattgttaattacaaaaaatctacTACACCCTGACCATTTTTtaacgctattgctttcatttatcacCCACGAAAGCGTACTCTAAATCTGATTCGcaagttctgggacacctgtaccTATAAGAAATAAAAGTTGAATTCCATACTAAATTATGTATagtcgcggacagaaaaaagtaggacaatgtttATTCGCTAATGTAAATCGGTTTACTCTTTCCatggttactattaaaatacttatttatttatttatcatagTACTCAAGTTTACTCGACttaattttaactaaaaatcttaataagacttgtcctTTTTTTCTATCCGCGACTATATGTCCGCTTTTTTATCCTATACAAGAGTGAAATGTTATCTTACACTGTCTAGATCTTACACTTATATTGTCGGTATCGGTATCTGATtgtcaaagaaaaatgtatatttCTGTTTCGggcgttattttttgttaaaatttaaaaataagaaaagatttactcgtttcactcgtgttttaaaatggcccacgcgtgccaaaaagggcccaatttacacacaaactcgtcaaataaactactattttgaatggaatcaaaaattaaaaaagtaaagagTTACCTCATTTTGAAGGAACATTTTAGGACACTTgcagtttaaaaattcaaaatcggTTATACAGTTTCTTTAAAATCGCTAAATACTCTTCCGATATCTTTATCTCTCTCGCACACCTGATTAGCTTTAAAGGCTTTAAACCTATTCAATGATAATCTTAAAAAGCCAACTGCCAACTATAAAaagtcagattttcatggataggtcaatgcatgtatgcaATCaactaactaaaaaaaat encodes:
- the LOC138136094 gene encoding uncharacterized protein isoform X4; amino-acid sequence: MSGECYSAKNLHVEINSSRKDKIMETNDSKYNPNENIDELLEYESMVTSAESKCSQLKGQLERIKQFYNNQTEVMKSPNSQVPGIKSARGKISPCIEAPFNKDTNSTKTPKIIRQNSQAIGTDTTGAALGTINNILAGITKSIQMPDFMQQVKTYDYKSKSKIDVQSKTCQEQIHGVEEVKINSKSKQSIRVKSKSKFNARRSKPKVASITSSTNFKKMKKSAIKVPDKRFNKSSDQQVNKTVIPEINKKPRRILVKPRFTSRDIAKDVPTPTTKYTARNPDLVEIYHNNAVKESKSSDSDITKKKYSKANEKTETRSELIPPLNIEENDVKNDQPKGVVSCVYRNYTMPTISSRMKQVAKYYMNSFNIKTIPFCPATSTSPSHNIGINIQQVMSMVKSAGKWEDTPLPFLVSSVASKTFYSQCPLSKSTVNYQHLQEMAKTIPQETIEEAEENEDTNSPETQSIIITGPSGDVKVTNRKQTIWTANFDEKKCTCITPKGVGFQQIINKFNGTVSKTKHLNNIPMVPLKIIKQEQAQRARGGEECSKPTSDFLPLQNKEKKLKEVLGKLHDEFEKMTKTYDDLVKQNEEGKANAQTMRELEILDKELNHKEEEIVMVMTLYKEVLALKQQVKSLKDRTSKENISVKSQPPKFNGYNNVTTAGLLNKLLQRVQHFQTHYKRH
- the LOC138136094 gene encoding uncharacterized protein isoform X1, whose product is MSGECYSAKNLHVEINSSRKDKIMETNDSKYNPNENIDELLEYESMVTSAESKCSQLKGQLERIKQFYNNQTEVMKSPNSQVPGIKSARGKISPCIEAPFNKDTNSTKTPKIIRQNSQAIGTDTTGAALGTINNILAGITKSIQMPDFMQQVKTYDYKSKSKIDVQSKTCQEQIHGVEEVKINSKSKQSIRVKSKSKFNARRSKPKVASITSSTNFKKMKKSAIKVPDKRFNKSSDQQVNKTVIPEINKKPRRILVKPRFTSRDIAKDVPTPTTKYTARNPDLVEIYHNNAVKESKSSDSDITKKKYSKANEKTETRSELIPPLNIEENDVKNDQPKGVVSCVYRNYTMPTISSRMKQVAKYYMNSFNIKTIPFCPATSTSPSHNIGINIQQVMSMVKCKQPVGRLSPTLAYNIGLAAGKWEDTPLPFLVSSVASKTFYSQCPLSKSTVNYQHLQEMAKTIPQETIEEAEENEDTNSPETQSIIITGPSGDVKVTNRKQTIWTANFDEKKCTCITPKGVGFQQIINKFNGTVSKTKHLNNIPMVPLKIIKQEQAQRARGGEECSKPTSDFLPLQNKEKKLKEVLGKLHDEFEKMTKTYDDLVKQNEEGKANAQTMRELEILDKELNHKEEEIVMVMTLYKEVLALKQQVKSLKDRTSKENISVKSQPPKFNGYNNVTTAGLLNKLLQRVQHFQTHYKRH
- the LOC138136094 gene encoding uncharacterized protein isoform X2, whose product is MSGECYSAKNLHVEINSSRKDKIMETNDSKYNPNENIDELLEYESMVTSAESKCSQLKGQLERIKQFYNNQTEVMKSPNSQVPGIKSARGKIKAPFNKDTNSTKTPKIIRQNSQAIGTDTTGAALGTINNILAGITKSIQMPDFMQQVKTYDYKSKSKIDVQSKTCQEQIHGVEEVKINSKSKQSIRVKSKSKFNARRSKPKVASITSSTNFKKMKKSAIKVPDKRFNKSSDQQVNKTVIPEINKKPRRILVKPRFTSRDIAKDVPTPTTKYTARNPDLVEIYHNNAVKESKSSDSDITKKKYSKANEKTETRSELIPPLNIEENDVKNDQPKGVVSCVYRNYTMPTISSRMKQVAKYYMNSFNIKTIPFCPATSTSPSHNIGINIQQVMSMVKCKQPVGRLSPTLAYNIGLAAGKWEDTPLPFLVSSVASKTFYSQCPLSKSTVNYQHLQEMAKTIPQETIEEAEENEDTNSPETQSIIITGPSGDVKVTNRKQTIWTANFDEKKCTCITPKGVGFQQIINKFNGTVSKTKHLNNIPMVPLKIIKQEQAQRARGGEECSKPTSDFLPLQNKEKKLKEVLGKLHDEFEKMTKTYDDLVKQNEEGKANAQTMRELEILDKELNHKEEEIVMVMTLYKEVLALKQQVKSLKDRTSKENISVKSQPPKFNGYNNVTTAGLLNKLLQRVQHFQTHYKRH
- the LOC138136094 gene encoding uncharacterized protein isoform X3, yielding MSGECYSAKNLHVEINSSRKDKIMETNDSKYNPNENIDELLEYESMVTSAESKCSQLKGQLERIKQFYNNQTEVMKSPNSQVPGPCIEAPFNKDTNSTKTPKIIRQNSQAIGTDTTGAALGTINNILAGITKSIQMPDFMQQVKTYDYKSKSKIDVQSKTCQEQIHGVEEVKINSKSKQSIRVKSKSKFNARRSKPKVASITSSTNFKKMKKSAIKVPDKRFNKSSDQQVNKTVIPEINKKPRRILVKPRFTSRDIAKDVPTPTTKYTARNPDLVEIYHNNAVKESKSSDSDITKKKYSKANEKTETRSELIPPLNIEENDVKNDQPKGVVSCVYRNYTMPTISSRMKQVAKYYMNSFNIKTIPFCPATSTSPSHNIGINIQQVMSMVKCKQPVGRLSPTLAYNIGLAAGKWEDTPLPFLVSSVASKTFYSQCPLSKSTVNYQHLQEMAKTIPQETIEEAEENEDTNSPETQSIIITGPSGDVKVTNRKQTIWTANFDEKKCTCITPKGVGFQQIINKFNGTVSKTKHLNNIPMVPLKIIKQEQAQRARGGEECSKPTSDFLPLQNKEKKLKEVLGKLHDEFEKMTKTYDDLVKQNEEGKANAQTMRELEILDKELNHKEEEIVMVMTLYKEVLALKQQVKSLKDRTSKENISVKSQPPKFNGYNNVTTAGLLNKLLQRVQHFQTHYKRH